A genomic segment from Flavobacterium sp. 9R encodes:
- a CDS encoding CusA/CzcA family heavy metal efflux RND transporter — protein MLNKIIAFSIQNKLIVLLFTLSVFGFGLFSVFQISIGAVPDVTNNQVQVITTSRNLSTQDIEQFITYPVEIEMANLPGVKEIRSISKFGLSVVTIVFDDDLGTYLPRQLIAEKIKAASEKIPEGFGTPEMGPITTGLGEIYQYTLEVKPQFKNNYSITDLRTIQDWIVKRQLSGINGVVEINTWGGYLKQYEISIRPSELKAMNCSLTEIFTALEKNNSIAGGAYIEKTNQSYFIRGEGKVNSIQDIENIVVKNTNGLPVLIKNIAKVQFGHANRFGAITGNGEGEKVLGQVMMLKGANSKQVISDVKDRVAEIQKSLPEGVYINGFLERSELVGKTTFTVAENLILGCLIVIFVVVLLLGNWRSGLVVASVIPLCLLFAISFMNIFGIDANLMSLGAIDFGIIIDGAVIIVEFIAFQIAQNSAHLAGLNKENRQIEIDQITYKSASKMMNSAIFGQLIILIVFIPILSLSSIEGKMFKPMAMTFSFALLGAMIFCFTYVPVVASMFLKPTRENPNSISEKLIRKLNSWYLPSITWALGNTKKVLYGALALLVFSGVLFSTMGGEFIPTLDEGDFVIQPVLKTGTSLTKTIETTTKMEKIILKNFPEVEQVVSRIGAAEVPTDPMSMEESDIIVKLKPKSEWVSASSKDELADKIKEALNAQIPNMEIEFTQPIEMRFNELISGTRSDVAIKIFGTDLDVLARKAHEIERAIKKVPGASDVIIEKTEGLPQMYVQYDRSKIARYGLNIEDLNDAIALSFAGKVVGNVFEGEKRFDMVIRLDQTNRKSIEDLKNLYVTVPNGAQIPLNELATIEYAEGPAKISRDNTNRRIVVGINVRNRDLQSVVTDIQKIVDTQIKLPAGYYVQYGGQFENLESAKARLLIAVPIALLLIFILLHFAFGSMKEALMVYSAIPLSAVGGILLLWIRDLPFSISAGVGFIALFGIAVLNGIVLIEHFKELKHQGMTDMNALILKGTTDRLRPVLLTAAAAALGFLPMAISSSAGAEVQRPLATVVIGGLFTATVLTLIVLPILFKVFDSKEFKRPKLKKVKKHLTAILLLLASSFGFAQNANMSREAVITKALENNKGIKAAALQVNKMQENIKSSFTFEKTNVYYSYDQNNLALNNLPLKVFGVQQRFLFPTVYGVQKKANTSEFEKEKANYELQKNKLSLQVYKTYEQIVYWQHQERLYSYLDSLYQNFSKASDRRFELGETNYLEKITAQSKYRQIKTKLTQINFEKKAQYESLQALVQSDEKISILEKELAPMATLDTTSNKAIHTAYLESISKMYKSQISLQKQHWLPDLNLEYFQGRNNGLSQSLYGFQVGIAVPILFSGNVSKTKVAQLESQSWEEQKLNQEQKMTQFIRQQQNEIAKYQESINYYNATGKKLSEEIIKVANSSYKNGEIDFFQYIQSLENALSIKIEYVEAVLQFNSNQLELHYLNY, from the coding sequence ATGCTAAATAAAATCATAGCATTTTCTATCCAAAACAAACTCATTGTATTATTGTTTACTTTGAGCGTGTTTGGTTTCGGATTGTTCTCTGTATTCCAAATTTCTATTGGCGCTGTGCCTGACGTGACCAACAATCAAGTGCAAGTGATTACCACTTCACGCAATCTTTCAACTCAAGATATTGAGCAATTTATTACGTATCCTGTCGAGATTGAAATGGCTAATTTGCCGGGCGTAAAAGAAATTCGTTCTATTTCAAAATTCGGTTTATCGGTCGTAACGATTGTTTTTGATGACGATTTGGGAACGTATTTGCCTCGTCAATTAATCGCTGAAAAAATAAAAGCGGCTTCCGAAAAAATCCCCGAAGGTTTTGGTACACCCGAAATGGGACCGATTACCACTGGATTGGGCGAAATTTACCAATACACTTTGGAGGTAAAACCTCAGTTTAAAAACAACTATTCCATAACCGATTTGAGAACGATTCAGGATTGGATTGTGAAACGACAATTGTCTGGAATTAATGGGGTGGTCGAAATCAATACTTGGGGTGGTTATTTAAAACAATACGAAATCAGTATTCGTCCTTCGGAATTAAAGGCGATGAATTGTAGCTTGACTGAAATTTTTACCGCTTTAGAGAAGAATAACAGCATTGCAGGTGGGGCTTATATCGAAAAAACGAATCAAAGTTATTTCATTCGTGGCGAAGGAAAAGTCAATAGCATTCAGGATATTGAAAACATTGTGGTTAAAAACACCAATGGTCTTCCCGTTTTGATTAAAAATATTGCGAAAGTACAATTTGGTCACGCCAATCGTTTTGGAGCGATTACAGGAAATGGAGAAGGAGAGAAGGTACTCGGACAAGTGATGATGCTTAAAGGAGCGAACTCTAAGCAAGTCATTAGTGATGTCAAAGACAGAGTAGCCGAAATCCAAAAATCACTACCAGAAGGAGTCTATATCAATGGTTTTTTAGAACGTAGTGAATTGGTTGGGAAAACCACCTTTACGGTAGCCGAGAATTTAATTTTAGGCTGTTTGATTGTAATCTTTGTGGTGGTTTTATTGCTTGGTAATTGGCGTTCTGGATTGGTCGTAGCTTCGGTGATTCCGTTGTGTTTGCTATTTGCCATTTCGTTTATGAATATTTTCGGAATCGATGCCAATTTGATGAGCTTAGGCGCCATTGATTTTGGAATTATTATCGATGGAGCTGTAATCATAGTGGAGTTCATTGCCTTTCAAATCGCCCAAAATTCGGCACATTTGGCAGGATTAAACAAAGAAAATCGTCAAATTGAAATTGACCAAATCACCTATAAAAGCGCTTCCAAAATGATGAATTCTGCCATTTTTGGTCAGTTAATCATTCTGATTGTTTTCATTCCGATTTTGTCTTTGTCAAGCATCGAAGGAAAAATGTTTAAACCGATGGCTATGACGTTTAGCTTTGCTTTATTGGGCGCGATGATTTTCTGTTTTACTTATGTTCCTGTTGTGGCTTCGATGTTTTTAAAACCAACAAGAGAAAATCCAAACTCGATTTCAGAGAAGCTCATCCGAAAATTAAATTCTTGGTATCTGCCTTCAATTACTTGGGCTTTGGGAAATACCAAAAAAGTATTGTACGGAGCACTAGCGTTGTTGGTGTTTTCGGGTGTTTTATTTAGTACTATGGGAGGTGAATTTATTCCCACCTTAGACGAAGGAGATTTTGTGATTCAACCCGTTTTAAAAACAGGAACTTCTTTGACCAAAACCATCGAAACCACTACTAAAATGGAGAAAATTATTTTGAAAAATTTCCCAGAAGTAGAGCAAGTCGTATCTAGAATTGGTGCTGCCGAAGTCCCAACCGACCCAATGTCGATGGAGGAAAGTGATATTATTGTGAAACTAAAACCAAAGTCGGAATGGGTTTCTGCCAGTTCCAAAGATGAATTGGCCGATAAGATAAAAGAAGCATTAAACGCCCAAATTCCAAATATGGAAATCGAGTTTACACAACCTATTGAGATGCGTTTTAATGAGTTGATTTCTGGAACCCGTTCTGATGTGGCGATTAAGATTTTCGGAACCGATTTGGATGTTTTAGCCCGAAAAGCACACGAGATTGAGCGCGCTATCAAAAAAGTTCCTGGAGCTTCGGATGTTATTATAGAAAAAACCGAAGGTTTACCTCAAATGTACGTGCAATATGACCGTTCCAAAATTGCGCGCTACGGTTTAAATATTGAAGATTTGAACGATGCCATCGCGCTGAGCTTCGCTGGAAAAGTAGTGGGAAATGTGTTTGAAGGCGAAAAACGATTCGATATGGTGATTCGTTTAGACCAAACCAACAGAAAAAGTATTGAGGACTTGAAAAACTTATATGTTACGGTTCCCAATGGAGCTCAAATCCCGTTGAATGAGTTGGCTACCATTGAATATGCTGAAGGCCCTGCCAAAATATCGCGTGACAATACTAACCGACGCATTGTAGTTGGAATTAACGTTCGTAATAGAGATTTACAAAGTGTAGTGACCGATATTCAAAAAATTGTAGATACGCAAATTAAGTTACCTGCGGGTTATTATGTGCAATACGGCGGACAATTCGAAAATTTAGAAAGTGCCAAAGCCCGATTGCTTATTGCCGTTCCTATCGCTTTATTGTTGATATTTATACTGTTGCATTTTGCTTTTGGCTCAATGAAAGAAGCTTTGATGGTGTATTCGGCAATTCCGTTATCGGCAGTGGGAGGAATTTTATTATTGTGGATTCGTGATTTGCCTTTTAGTATTTCGGCGGGAGTTGGTTTTATCGCTCTTTTTGGTATCGCTGTGTTGAATGGTATTGTGTTGATTGAACACTTTAAAGAACTAAAACATCAAGGAATGACCGATATGAATGCCTTAATTTTGAAAGGAACAACCGACCGTTTGCGTCCAGTGCTATTGACAGCCGCCGCCGCTGCTTTAGGTTTTTTACCAATGGCGATTTCGTCGTCGGCAGGAGCAGAGGTACAACGTCCTTTGGCCACGGTAGTAATTGGGGGACTTTTTACAGCTACGGTTTTGACCTTAATTGTGTTGCCGATTTTATTTAAAGTTTTTGATTCAAAAGAATTCAAAAGACCCAAATTGAAAAAAGTCAAAAAGCACCTAACTGCTATTTTACTTTTGTTGGCTAGTAGTTTTGGATTTGCTCAAAACGCCAATATGTCACGAGAAGCGGTAATAACCAAAGCTCTTGAAAACAACAAAGGCATTAAAGCTGCAGCATTGCAAGTCAATAAAATGCAAGAAAATATCAAAAGCAGTTTTACCTTCGAAAAAACCAATGTGTATTATTCGTATGACCAAAATAATTTGGCCTTGAACAATCTACCGCTAAAAGTTTTTGGAGTGCAGCAACGCTTTTTGTTTCCTACCGTTTATGGCGTACAAAAGAAAGCGAATACCTCAGAATTTGAGAAAGAGAAGGCCAATTATGAACTTCAAAAAAATAAACTTTCACTGCAAGTATACAAAACCTATGAGCAAATCGTGTATTGGCAACATCAGGAGCGCTTGTATTCTTATTTGGATAGTTTGTACCAGAATTTTTCTAAAGCCAGCGACCGTCGTTTCGAATTGGGAGAAACTAATTATTTAGAAAAAATTACAGCACAATCGAAATACAGACAAATTAAAACCAAACTCACCCAAATTAATTTTGAGAAAAAAGCACAATACGAATCCTTGCAAGCTTTGGTGCAATCCGACGAAAAAATAAGCATTCTTGAGAAAGAATTAGCACCAATGGCTACTTTGGATACTACATCAAATAAAGCTATTCATACTGCTTATTTAGAAAGTATTAGCAAAATGTACAAATCTCAAATTAGCTTGCAAAAACAACATTGGCTACCCGATTTGAATTTGGAATATTTTCAGGGACGAAATAACGGTCTGTCGCAATCTTTGTATGGTTTTCAAGTGGGTATTGCGGTTCCTATTTTATTCTCTGGAAATGTTTCTAAAACCAAAGTAGCACAACTAGAATCGCAAAGTTGGGAAGAGCAAAAGCTTAATCAAGAACAAAAAATGACGCAATTTATCCGTCAACAGCAAAATGAAATTGCCAAGTACCAAGAAAGTATCAATTATTACAACGCCACTGGGAAAAAATTATCTGAGGAAATCATCAAAGTGGCGAATAGCAGTTATAAAAATGGTGAAATTGATTTTTTTCAATACATTCAGAGTTTAGAAAATGCGTTGTCTATAAAAATAGAATATGTAGAAGCTGTGCTGCAATTCAACAGCAATCAATTAGAATTACACTACCTTAATTATTAG
- a CDS encoding efflux RND transporter periplasmic adaptor subunit gives MKKHLYILVFTLLLIGCKKEETTPATTEDDGLVRVTQAQFQSAGMVISNPVMKDFDETIKVSGKIDVPPQNRAKVTTFIGGYVKSTQLLVGDRVRKGQPLLTLENTAFIDIQKEYLEVAEQLKYLKSEFVRQKTLYDEKITSQKNYFKAESEYKRALATYQSLKQKLILMHISPVQVEKGKFTSVITIYAPISGDIVIMNANVGMLMNPEDVILEIVDTDHLHLELAVFEKDILKVTKGQKIKFTVPEATKEVFNAEVHLVGKSIEGNDRTINVHGHLEDESKQKLLTGMFVEAAIIFDTKKGLAVPSEAIMKENNKHYVFALVTNKNGYAFKKLAVSLGEQNEDFSEILPNSSINASTKILTKGVFDLAE, from the coding sequence ATGAAAAAACACCTGTATATATTAGTTTTTACACTCCTGTTAATCGGCTGCAAAAAAGAAGAAACTACACCTGCAACAACAGAAGACGATGGTTTGGTCAGAGTTACTCAGGCTCAATTTCAATCCGCTGGAATGGTCATTAGCAACCCTGTAATGAAAGATTTTGACGAAACCATAAAAGTGTCTGGCAAGATTGATGTTCCGCCTCAAAATAGAGCAAAAGTCACCACTTTTATTGGGGGTTATGTCAAAAGCACACAACTTTTGGTGGGAGACAGAGTTCGTAAAGGACAACCTTTGCTAACTCTTGAAAATACTGCATTTATTGATATTCAGAAAGAATATTTAGAAGTAGCCGAGCAGTTAAAGTATCTTAAATCGGAATTTGTTCGACAAAAGACATTGTATGACGAAAAAATAACCTCACAAAAGAACTATTTCAAGGCTGAAAGCGAGTACAAAAGAGCTTTGGCAACCTATCAGAGTTTGAAACAAAAACTGATTTTGATGCATATTAGCCCTGTTCAGGTGGAGAAAGGTAAATTCACCTCGGTAATAACTATTTACGCTCCCATTTCTGGAGATATTGTAATTATGAATGCCAATGTGGGGATGCTGATGAATCCTGAAGATGTGATTTTGGAAATTGTAGATACAGACCACTTGCATTTAGAATTAGCTGTGTTTGAAAAAGATATTTTGAAAGTAACTAAAGGGCAAAAAATCAAATTTACTGTTCCTGAAGCGACTAAGGAAGTGTTTAATGCAGAAGTGCATTTGGTAGGGAAATCAATTGAAGGAAATGACAGAACCATCAATGTTCACGGACATTTAGAAGATGAATCCAAGCAAAAATTACTCACAGGTATGTTTGTAGAAGCGGCTATTATTTTTGATACTAAAAAAGGCTTAGCGGTACCTTCTGAAGCCATTATGAAAGAGAACAACAAGCATTATGTTTTTGCTTTGGTTACCAATAAAAATGGATATGCCTTCAAGAAATTAGCCGTATCTTTAGGAGAACAAAACGAGGATTTTAGTGAAATACTTCCAAATTCTTCCATCAACGCTTCTACTAAAATTTTGACCAAAGGCGTTTTTGATTTAGCAGAATAA
- a CDS encoding DUF2231 domain-containing protein, with amino-acid sequence MNEAHLHLVVNHFPIIGTILGLGILVVGLLLKNNSVKNTAFFLFIVAAIFAAVSMATGEGAEELVEDMPTIGHDIIHEHEEMAEKLAIALYVLAVTSLAGLYLNYKKSAKSVLVTYVALVIAVVAVFLGQQTGTTGGEIRHTEIRSVAIPADVQMEDKD; translated from the coding sequence ATGAATGAAGCACATTTGCACCTAGTGGTGAACCATTTTCCTATTATCGGGACGATTTTAGGATTAGGAATTTTAGTGGTTGGGTTGTTGTTAAAAAACAATTCGGTCAAGAATACGGCATTTTTTCTGTTTATTGTAGCAGCTATTTTTGCTGCAGTGAGTATGGCAACCGGAGAAGGAGCAGAGGAATTGGTTGAGGATATGCCTACTATTGGTCACGATATTATTCACGAACACGAAGAAATGGCGGAAAAACTAGCCATTGCATTGTATGTATTAGCAGTTACTTCTTTAGCCGGTTTGTATTTGAATTACAAAAAATCAGCTAAATCGGTTTTGGTAACTTATGTAGCGCTTGTTATTGCTGTGGTAGCCGTATTTTTGGGACAACAAACTGGAACAACAGGTGGAGAGATTCGTCATACAGAGATAAGATCAGTAGCGATTCCTGCTGATGTTCAAATGGAAGACAAGGATTAA
- a CDS encoding putative transporter, producing MFEWFRILFTPTEEPEMAQSLIVLFLAISIGFFAGRLKIGKVSLGVSAVMFVGLFLGHLGYSMQADLIQFVREFGLILFVYGIGIQVGPTFFSSFKKEGLVFNALGVGTVFLGGIIAYLIHILANVKVENAVGLMSGSVTNTPGLGAAKSTLIEIQKQLNLPADHFSDPAIAYAITYPIGVFGIILLIIVAKNALKIDLEKEVILLKKKNKDHENAIVRQKCRVTKSEVIGKTFKQVFKEFHIDNVIISRQKQSGTKVVYSPSLDSVIKAKDVLMVVAKQKDINTFIDVVGKISTDLFIESEEDVTTKILSVTHKTAIHKTLAELDLYNQYDVKVTRVIRSGLEILAQPSLELFYGDTLMVVGNKEAIQEAEKIIGNSKKILLEPDFLSLFGGLIFGLIIGSIPIVIPSLPVPLKLGLAAGPLLAALFISRYGGVGVIHSYINNGAIHFMKDLGICMFFAAVGIKAGHGFYENFVANNGWMWIYYGCFITFIPLTLLVLISRFVFKLNFYQMVGIMSGAYTDPAALAFSTKYLDSDIPNQSYATVYPLVTISRILVAQLLILLFAS from the coding sequence ATGTTTGAATGGTTTAGAATATTGTTCACTCCGACGGAAGAGCCGGAGATGGCACAGTCACTGATAGTTTTATTTTTGGCAATAAGTATAGGTTTCTTTGCTGGAAGATTAAAAATTGGCAAAGTTTCTCTTGGAGTATCTGCTGTTATGTTCGTTGGACTCTTTTTAGGACACTTAGGGTACAGTATGCAAGCCGATTTGATTCAGTTTGTGAGAGAGTTTGGTTTGATTTTATTTGTATATGGAATCGGAATACAAGTAGGTCCTACTTTCTTTTCTTCCTTTAAAAAAGAAGGTTTAGTTTTCAATGCTTTAGGGGTTGGAACGGTTTTTCTTGGAGGAATCATAGCTTATCTAATCCATATTTTGGCTAATGTAAAAGTAGAAAATGCAGTAGGCTTAATGTCAGGCTCTGTTACTAATACTCCTGGTTTAGGAGCGGCTAAATCCACTTTGATTGAAATTCAAAAGCAATTGAATCTACCGGCTGATCATTTTTCTGATCCAGCGATTGCTTATGCCATCACCTACCCGATTGGAGTTTTTGGAATTATTCTGCTTATTATAGTTGCCAAAAATGCCTTGAAAATTGACCTTGAAAAAGAGGTCATCTTACTCAAAAAGAAGAATAAAGACCACGAGAATGCTATTGTTCGTCAAAAATGTAGGGTCACAAAATCGGAGGTAATAGGTAAAACTTTCAAACAAGTATTCAAAGAATTTCACATTGATAATGTTATCATTTCAAGACAAAAACAAAGCGGAACTAAAGTCGTTTACTCACCTTCATTGGATTCTGTTATAAAAGCCAAAGACGTTTTAATGGTAGTAGCAAAACAGAAAGACATCAACACCTTTATTGATGTGGTTGGTAAAATTTCAACAGATTTGTTTATTGAATCAGAAGAAGATGTGACTACAAAAATTCTTAGTGTGACTCACAAAACAGCTATTCATAAAACATTGGCCGAATTGGATTTATACAATCAATATGACGTAAAAGTTACTCGTGTTATTCGTTCTGGATTAGAAATTTTAGCACAACCTTCATTGGAATTATTCTATGGCGATACTTTGATGGTAGTCGGTAACAAAGAAGCTATTCAGGAAGCCGAAAAAATCATTGGAAACTCTAAGAAAATATTGCTAGAACCCGATTTTCTTTCTTTGTTTGGCGGTTTAATTTTTGGATTAATCATTGGTTCTATTCCAATTGTAATTCCTTCCTTACCCGTTCCTTTAAAATTAGGTTTGGCAGCTGGACCGCTTTTGGCAGCTTTGTTTATCAGTAGATATGGTGGTGTTGGGGTGATTCACTCGTATATCAACAACGGAGCCATTCACTTTATGAAAGATTTAGGAATTTGTATGTTCTTTGCAGCAGTTGGAATCAAAGCGGGGCACGGTTTTTATGAAAATTTTGTAGCAAACAATGGTTGGATGTGGATTTACTATGGCTGTTTTATCACTTTTATTCCATTGACGCTCTTGGTACTTATCAGTCGTTTTGTTTTCAAGCTCAATTTTTATCAAATGGTGGGGATAATGAGTGGCGCTTATACTGATCCTGCAGCCTTAGCTTTTAGCACCAAATACTTAGATTCTGATATCCCTAATCAATCGTATGCTACCGTTTATCCTCTGGTAACTATTAGTCGAATTCTGGTCGCGCAATTGCTTATTTTACTCTTTGCGAGTTAA
- the pckA gene encoding phosphoenolpyruvate carboxykinase (ATP), translated as MKNIKIIQELHNLGITGYHEVVYNPSYEELYQAEVSLKRKGYEKGANTSTGAVAVKTGIFTGRSPKDRYIVKDDVTKDTIYWDEKVNFATSKLIYDECKELVLNQLSTSPKLYVVDAFCGTNPDTRLKVRFVMEVAWQAHFVTNMFIRPSIYELENFGEPDFIVMNGSKATNPNWKEQGLNSENFVMFNLTEKIQIIGGTWYGGEMKKGMFAMMNYYLPLKGMASMHCSANVGEDGDVAVFFGLSGTGKTTLSADPKRYLIGDDEHGWDDNGVFNYEGGCYAKVIDLSENNEPDIWRAIKRDALLENVIVDEYGDIDYYDHSITENSRVSYPIYHINKIVLPSKAGHAKKIIYLSADAFGVLPPVSILDEDQAQYHFLCGYTSKLAGTERGITAPEPSFSPAFGEAFLTLHPTMYSKTLIGKMKEHGAKAYLVNTGWNGTGKRISLKNTRAIIDAIISGEIDNAETAKIPFLNLTIPTALPNVSEGILDPRDTYKEKAEWEAKAKDLSSKYIKNFEQYTNTEEGKRLVAAGPQL; from the coding sequence ATGAAAAACATTAAAATCATTCAGGAACTACACAATTTAGGTATCACTGGTTATCATGAAGTAGTATATAATCCATCTTATGAAGAATTGTATCAAGCAGAGGTTTCTTTAAAAAGAAAAGGATATGAAAAAGGAGCGAATACTTCAACTGGTGCTGTAGCAGTTAAAACTGGTATTTTTACTGGACGTTCTCCTAAAGATAGATATATTGTTAAAGATGATGTAACTAAAGATACCATTTACTGGGATGAAAAAGTAAATTTTGCTACTTCAAAATTAATTTATGATGAATGTAAAGAGTTGGTTTTAAATCAATTATCAACTTCTCCAAAATTGTATGTAGTAGATGCATTCTGCGGAACGAACCCTGATACACGTTTAAAAGTACGTTTCGTAATGGAAGTAGCTTGGCAAGCACACTTTGTAACTAATATGTTCATCAGACCTTCTATTTATGAATTAGAAAACTTTGGAGAACCAGATTTCATCGTAATGAATGGTTCAAAAGCGACTAATCCAAACTGGAAAGAGCAAGGATTAAACTCTGAGAACTTTGTAATGTTCAACTTAACAGAAAAAATTCAAATTATCGGTGGAACTTGGTACGGTGGTGAAATGAAAAAAGGAATGTTCGCGATGATGAACTACTACCTACCATTAAAAGGAATGGCTTCAATGCACTGTTCTGCAAACGTAGGAGAAGATGGAGATGTAGCGGTATTCTTTGGACTTTCTGGAACTGGAAAAACAACTTTATCTGCTGACCCAAAACGTTACTTGATTGGTGATGACGAACACGGATGGGATGACAACGGAGTATTTAACTATGAAGGAGGTTGTTATGCAAAAGTTATCGACTTAAGTGAAAACAATGAGCCAGACATTTGGAGAGCTATCAAACGTGACGCTTTGTTAGAAAACGTGATTGTGGATGAGTACGGAGATATTGATTACTATGATCACAGTATCACTGAGAACTCAAGAGTTTCTTACCCAATCTATCACATCAACAAGATTGTATTGCCTTCAAAAGCAGGACACGCTAAGAAAATCATTTACTTGTCTGCTGATGCCTTTGGTGTATTGCCTCCAGTTTCAATCTTAGATGAAGATCAAGCACAATATCACTTCTTGTGTGGTTACACTTCTAAATTAGCAGGTACTGAAAGAGGAATTACTGCACCAGAACCATCTTTCTCTCCAGCCTTTGGTGAAGCCTTCTTAACCTTACACCCAACAATGTACTCTAAAACATTGATTGGTAAAATGAAAGAACACGGAGCAAAAGCGTACTTGGTGAACACAGGATGGAATGGTACAGGAAAAAGAATTTCTTTGAAAAACACAAGAGCAATCATTGATGCTATCATTAGTGGAGAAATTGATAACGCAGAGACAGCAAAAATTCCATTCTTGAATTTAACTATCCCAACAGCTTTACCAAACGTGAGCGAAGGAATCTTAGATCCTAGAGATACTTACAAAGAAAAAGCAGAATGGGAAGCTAAAGCTAAAGACTTGTCTTCTAAATACATTAAAAACTTCGAGCAATATACTAATACCGAAGAAGGTAAACGTTTAGTAGCTGCTGGACCACAACTTTAA
- the hisG gene encoding ATP phosphoribosyltransferase: MSTLKIAIQKSGRLNEDSIQILKDAGISIDNGIDQLKAEASNFPLEVLYLRNSDIPQYLMDGVVDIAIVGDNLLVEKGKNIEVIQKLGFSKCKVSVAVPKSFNYTSVKDLEGMRIATSYPNTVINFFNSKGVTVDIHQISGSVEIAPNIGLADAIVDIVSSGSTLFKNNLKEVEVIFKSEAVLAVSPKVSKESQKIIDTLKFRIESVLRARRSKYILMNIPNDKIDAVGKILPVLRSLTVLPLAQEGWSSVHSVIDKDTFWEVIDQLKEVGAEGILVCPIEKMVL; the protein is encoded by the coding sequence ATGAGTACATTAAAAATTGCTATCCAAAAATCAGGAAGATTAAACGAAGATAGCATTCAAATCCTAAAAGATGCTGGAATTTCAATAGATAACGGCATCGATCAATTAAAAGCAGAAGCTTCCAATTTTCCTCTTGAAGTATTGTATTTGAGAAATTCTGATATTCCTCAATATCTTATGGATGGCGTAGTAGATATTGCTATTGTAGGCGATAATTTGTTAGTTGAAAAAGGGAAAAATATTGAAGTAATTCAAAAGTTAGGTTTTTCTAAATGCAAAGTTTCTGTAGCTGTTCCAAAGTCGTTCAATTATACTTCGGTAAAAGATTTGGAAGGTATGCGAATTGCTACTTCTTACCCAAATACAGTAATTAATTTTTTCAATTCCAAAGGTGTTACCGTAGATATTCACCAAATTTCAGGATCGGTGGAAATTGCTCCAAATATTGGTTTAGCCGACGCTATTGTTGATATTGTTTCTAGTGGTAGCACGTTGTTCAAAAACAATCTGAAAGAAGTAGAAGTTATTTTCAAAAGCGAAGCTGTTTTAGCTGTTTCACCTAAAGTAAGTAAGGAATCTCAAAAGATCATTGATACTTTGAAATTCAGAATCGAATCGGTGTTGCGAGCAAGAAGATCCAAATACATTTTGATGAATATTCCCAATGATAAAATCGATGCTGTGGGTAAAATTCTTCCTGTTTTGAGGAGCTTAACCGTTTTACCATTGGCACAAGAGGGATGGAGTAGTGTACACTCAGTTATTGATAAAGATACGTTTTGGGAAGTAATCGATCAATTGAAAGAAGTTGGCGCAGAAGGAATTTTGGTTTGCCCAATTGAGAAAATGGTGCTATAA